A genomic window from Treponema maltophilum ATCC 51939 includes:
- a CDS encoding M3 family oligoendopeptidase, translated as MKQNQPKINAPVWDLSSVYSDVGGEDYVKALKDLEKGFDAVKKLLASPEKDEKFPEWLKKTVETQNKTDALYHSLLSYANAAYTTDTTNTKYLNAVSFLQEKGLIAKELHRTFRSILTLHAQELDTFYTTYPQERKYRFIFDEEITAQKHHMSDEQESVANDLQRFGADAWSRLQEQIISNAADAQTGKTFNELRNEAYSAERSVRKTAYEKELFLLKQSEIPLAASLNNLKGATVSLNKRRGWKGALERSLFECRMKSKTLDALIGAMEDALPMWRSYMKTKAKLLGLEKCAFYDIFAPLPPPSKKDAAGAQTACAERIWTFSDAKKYIIERFDSFSEDMGNFARLAFTQKWIDARVRRGKVGGAYCTEFPLHKVSRVLSNFTGTFSDVSTLAHELGHAYHNWCVKDSDYPFTTYPMTLAETASIFAETILIKDQLSKTSGYERAKLIEMHLSDANQVLVDILCRFYFERSVFEERAKGELSAGDFCRLMLDAQNKTYGSGLSKERHAYMWAVKCHYYIPEFDFYNFPYAFGQLFALALYARFEKEGAAFSAVYTSLLKDTGSASCEEVCRKAGFDIETKEFWESGIRVFALELKELKAYAASLAR; from the coding sequence ATGAAGCAAAATCAACCCAAAATAAATGCTCCCGTATGGGATTTAAGTTCCGTCTATTCCGATGTAGGCGGAGAAGATTACGTTAAAGCCTTAAAAGACTTGGAAAAAGGCTTTGATGCCGTAAAAAAACTGCTTGCCTCGCCCGAAAAAGACGAAAAGTTTCCCGAATGGCTTAAAAAGACCGTCGAAACACAAAACAAAACGGACGCTTTGTACCATTCGCTTTTGTCGTATGCGAACGCCGCTTATACGACCGATACGACGAATACAAAGTATTTGAATGCCGTTTCTTTTTTGCAGGAAAAAGGATTGATCGCAAAAGAGTTGCACCGCACGTTCCGTTCGATATTGACTTTGCATGCACAGGAACTCGACACATTTTACACAACTTATCCACAAGAAAGGAAATACCGCTTTATATTCGACGAAGAAATCACGGCGCAAAAGCACCACATGTCCGACGAACAGGAAAGCGTCGCAAACGATTTACAGCGTTTCGGCGCGGACGCGTGGAGCCGGCTTCAGGAACAAATCATTTCGAATGCGGCCGACGCGCAAACGGGAAAAACATTCAACGAACTGCGCAACGAAGCGTACAGCGCCGAGCGTTCCGTGCGTAAAACGGCATACGAAAAAGAACTGTTTTTGTTAAAACAGTCCGAAATTCCGCTCGCCGCGTCTTTGAACAATTTAAAAGGCGCGACGGTAAGCTTAAACAAACGCCGCGGCTGGAAGGGCGCACTGGAACGCAGCCTGTTCGAGTGCCGCATGAAAAGCAAAACGCTGGACGCGCTTATCGGCGCTATGGAAGACGCTTTGCCTATGTGGCGTTCATATATGAAAACGAAGGCAAAACTGCTCGGCCTTGAAAAATGCGCCTTTTACGATATATTCGCTCCGCTTCCGCCGCCCTCGAAAAAAGATGCCGCGGGCGCGCAAACGGCCTGTGCCGAAAGAATCTGGACTTTTAGCGATGCGAAAAAATACATCATAGAACGCTTCGATTCCTTTTCCGAAGACATGGGAAACTTTGCCCGCCTTGCTTTTACACAAAAGTGGATCGACGCCCGCGTACGGCGCGGCAAGGTCGGCGGCGCCTATTGCACCGAATTCCCGCTGCATAAAGTGTCGCGTGTTTTATCCAATTTTACGGGAACCTTTTCCGATGTAAGCACGCTCGCGCACGAACTGGGGCACGCGTACCACAACTGGTGCGTAAAGGATTCGGACTATCCGTTTACAACCTATCCGATGACTCTCGCCGAAACCGCCAGTATCTTTGCCGAAACCATTCTTATAAAAGATCAGCTTTCCAAAACGTCCGGTTACGAGCGCGCCAAACTGATTGAAATGCACTTATCCGACGCGAACCAAGTGCTGGTGGATATTTTGTGCCGTTTTTATTTTGAACGTTCCGTATTTGAAGAGCGCGCGAAAGGCGAATTGTCGGCCGGCGATTTTTGCCGTCTTATGCTCGACGCGCAAAATAAAACCTACGGCAGCGGACTTTCGAAAGAACGGCACGCCTACATGTGGGCGGTAAAATGTCATTATTATATCCCCGAATTCGACTTTTACAACTTTCCGTACGCGTTCGGCCAACTGTTCGCGCTTGCCCTGTATGCGCGTTTTGAAAAAGAAGGGGCCGCCTTTTCCGCCGTGTATACATCGCTGCTTAAAGATACCGGTTCTGCATCGTGCGAAGAAGTGTGCCGCAAAGCCGGATTCGACATCGAAACGAAAGAATTCTGGGAATCGGGTATACGCGTTTTCGCATTGGAATTAAAAGAGCTCAAAGCGTACGCGGCAAGCCTTGCACGATAA